From Halotia branconii CENA392, the proteins below share one genomic window:
- a CDS encoding SDR family NAD(P)-dependent oxidoreductase: MTTLTQINPSSVFVVSGGAKGITAECTIKLAQHQPCKFILLGRSEILETEPDFADDCLEESALKKRIMENLLTQGEKPTPMSVQKIYHQIAASREIKKTLAAIQKIGAQAEYISVDVTDKLALQEKLTAAVKRTGPITGIIHGAGNLADKLIEKKTEQDFEKVYAAKVQGLENLLSCVNLNQIQHLVLFSSVTGFYGNIGQSDYAIANEILNKSAHLIKQYHPQCHVVAINWGAWDSGMMTSELKKAFTERGIKIIPVEGGTQMLVNEMHSVTDATTQVVIGNPMNPPPVTFDLELRSYQIRRRLTLKENPFLLDHVIAESAVLPATCAMSWMINACEERYPGYKFLTCQDFKILKGIPFNESLAEEYILELQETSKTASASIDFQTTILSKTSTGKTHFHFKSLIKLVQEIPEPPIYESANFTEDHIITTIGKDFYQNGDLSLFHGTAFQQITRVLNISSQKITVECFWQKITDKQQGQFPVRWCNPYTTDLSTQSLWIWLSHFHQTVCLPGELTLSEQFAAMPCNEPFYVSCEIKRKTESSVTADFMIHNRQGQIYLRILGAKAVIVPTQLIKRK; the protein is encoded by the coding sequence ATGACTACACTAACTCAGATTAATCCCTCATCGGTTTTTGTTGTCAGTGGTGGTGCTAAAGGAATTACGGCGGAATGCACCATTAAATTAGCACAACACCAACCTTGTAAGTTTATCCTGCTTGGTCGTTCAGAAATTTTAGAAACCGAGCCAGATTTTGCTGATGATTGTTTAGAAGAATCGGCATTAAAAAAACGTATCATGGAAAATCTGCTTACCCAAGGTGAGAAGCCTACACCGATGAGTGTGCAGAAGATATATCACCAAATTGCTGCTAGTCGGGAAATCAAAAAAACTCTAGCGGCGATTCAAAAAATAGGCGCACAAGCTGAATATATTAGTGTTGATGTCACAGATAAGTTAGCTTTACAAGAGAAACTTACTGCTGCTGTCAAACGCACAGGCCCGATTACAGGAATTATCCACGGCGCTGGAAATTTAGCTGATAAATTGATTGAAAAGAAAACAGAACAGGATTTTGAAAAGGTTTATGCTGCTAAAGTACAGGGATTAGAAAATCTTTTATCTTGCGTCAATCTGAATCAAATTCAGCATTTAGTTTTGTTTTCTTCAGTCACAGGTTTTTATGGAAATATTGGACAATCTGATTACGCGATCGCTAATGAAATTCTCAACAAATCAGCCCATTTAATTAAACAATATCATCCTCAATGTCATGTAGTCGCCATCAATTGGGGAGCATGGGATAGTGGGATGATGACATCGGAACTCAAAAAAGCTTTTACCGAACGGGGAATTAAAATTATTCCTGTGGAGGGTGGGACACAAATGTTAGTTAATGAAATGCATTCGGTAACGGATGCAACTACACAAGTAGTAATTGGCAATCCCATGAATCCACCTCCTGTAACCTTTGATTTAGAACTAAGAAGCTATCAGATTCGTCGCCGGCTGACATTAAAAGAGAATCCATTTTTACTTGATCATGTGATTGCTGAATCAGCAGTTTTACCAGCTACCTGTGCCATGTCCTGGATGATTAATGCCTGTGAAGAACGTTATCCAGGTTATAAATTTTTAACATGTCAAGATTTCAAAATTTTGAAAGGGATTCCTTTTAATGAAAGTCTGGCTGAGGAATACATTCTAGAATTACAAGAAACTTCTAAAACTGCTTCTGCATCTATCGATTTTCAAACTACCATCCTGAGTAAAACCTCCACCGGAAAAACTCATTTTCATTTTAAATCACTGATAAAACTGGTACAAGAAATACCAGAACCTCCCATTTACGAATCAGCAAACTTCACAGAAGATCATATCATCACTACGATTGGTAAAGATTTTTATCAAAATGGAGATTTGTCCTTATTTCATGGGACAGCATTTCAACAAATTACTAGAGTTTTAAATATTAGCTCCCAAAAAATTACTGTTGAGTGTTTTTGGCAAAAAATCACAGATAAACAACAAGGACAGTTTCCTGTGAGATGGTGCAATCCTTATACAACTGACTTAAGTACACAATCTTTATGGATTTGGTTAAGTCATTTTCATCAAACGGTTTGTTTACCTGGAGAGTTAACATTATCAGAACAGTTCGCAGCTATGCCATGCAATGAACCTTTTTATGTTTCTTGTGAAATTAAAAGAAAAACAGAAAGTAGTGTAACTGCTGATTTCATGATTCATAATCGTCAAGGACAAATATACTTACGCATTTTAGGAGCCAAAGCAGTTATTGTACCAACACAACTAATCAAGCGTAAATAA
- a CDS encoding type I polyketide synthase, translating to MAASKIEAVLTQLQDEVSNCEKALLQLIRVKKTMVENTPLTSKINTQLQNNPIAIIGMAAIFPQSQNLQEFWENIIHKTDCITDVPPSRWNVEDYYDANPRTPDKTYCKRGGFIPEIDFNPMEFGLPPNILEVTDVSQLLGLVVAKAAIEDAGYSEDRQLNRDIYNQLRQRTGVILGVAAGRQLGVPLGARLQYPVWEKALKSSGLSDEDTQKIVEKIKSAYVQWEENAFPGMLANVVAGRIANRLDLGGTNCTVDAACASSLSALKMAISELIEHRADMMLTGGVDTDNSIFAYMCFSKTPAVSQGENVKPFDVDSDGMMLGEGVGMLVLKRLEDAQRDSDRIYAIIKGIGTSGDGRYKSIYAPRPEGQVLALRRAYEDAGISPASVGLIEAHGTGTMVGDPTEFASIKEVFSEDNPQKQYIALGSVKSQIGHTKAAAGAASLIKTALALHHKVLPPTINITKPHPKLNIDSSPFYLNTETRPWISSNDQPRRAGVSSFGFGGTNYHVVLEEYQGEYRLPHRLHNSPQSILLFASTPQELLLRCQDIQRQLQSETKERDYAELISASKSLEIPLTNARVGFVADSLAQAGDLLQICIDCLTNKLQAESWEHPQGIYYRQTGINTAGKVVALFSGQGSQYLEMGRELVINFPDLRHTYSQMDRLLRQDNLQPVSEVVFPNPVFSPEEKATQLETLQQTEYAQPAIAVFSAGLYKILQKAGFKPDFVAGHSFGELTALWAAGVLSEEDYFFLVKARGQAMAAPQDPQFDAGAMLAVRGDVNQVVELIKDFPLVTVANFNSHYQIVLAGTKAETVKVQDALRDLGFSTILLPVSAAFHTPLVAHAQQPFARAIEKVTFKQPKISVYTNITGKCYPSEPQVIQKILKEHLRNQVLFKQEIENIYAEGGYCFIEFGPRNVLTNLVKDILSDRPHLAVALNTNSSQNSDRTLRTAIVQLRVAGLPLQNIDPYQPEPKIPEVTTNKVLNISLDSTNYVSEKTKQSFTKALQNGHQVKLNPAPAGEYPSETIKKKAVNFNNGENVKPPLQNSELPLNQRVIDSLEYTLIEFNRHQRDILQIHEQSLQHQTEYTKIFFQLMQQQHLLWGNYKFTEQQAQTQQIALSSSERNIMRFHDHQAETLRIHQQYLNYQHDYTHDFFELLQQQYNQLLSGDRTQHSLIPLDNYQEIPEDKPVLVTTASATVTSNGFVTKSEPTYSNGNGVHHQAKSVLDLVTPQQSKIKIATLEPVSEQQQQAELPLVEPLPIIIDVATLSQTLLNIISDKTGYPVEMLEMDMDMEADLGIDSIKRVEILGALRDMYPDFPQSNVEELGELRTIGQVVEYLQFQTSQTPLPEVVKELETQEKLLEESSSQEISSSKDAIPTENNTVIISPTSQFPDFSQTLLAITSDKTGYPVEMLELDMDMEADLGIDSIKRVEILGAMQEMYPDLPKPNVEELGELRTIGQIVEYLRQLAGDEKKNSQSQLDKQLDQVNPDIQRFPVKLKNLPPPDSLDFIFPEGYIALITDDGSLITSKLAHSLTEQGWKVVVLSFPQSLIPQQSPLPKGMPHVSLADLSEEHLQQKLLAIATNFGQIGAFIHLHPIFAINHSSKISYLKAEKAIVKHVFLMAKHLKQSLNEAAHSGRSCFCTVAHLDGAFGLEHQVNFGAIGAGLFGLTKSLRWEWPQVFTRAIDLSPTLDPQQSIPYIIAELHDPNLYISEVAYGSQGRVTLTTSF from the coding sequence ATGGCTGCTTCTAAAATTGAAGCTGTCTTGACACAGTTGCAAGATGAAGTAAGCAATTGTGAAAAGGCTCTGCTCCAGCTCATACGAGTGAAAAAAACTATGGTTGAAAACACACCGCTAACTAGCAAAATCAATACACAACTGCAAAACAATCCTATAGCCATTATTGGCATGGCTGCTATATTTCCCCAATCCCAAAATTTACAAGAATTTTGGGAAAATATTATTCACAAAACTGATTGTATTACTGATGTTCCTCCTTCACGTTGGAACGTCGAAGATTACTACGATGCTAATCCTAGAACACCTGATAAAACCTACTGCAAACGAGGCGGATTCATCCCAGAAATTGATTTCAACCCAATGGAATTTGGGCTACCGCCTAATATTTTAGAAGTCACGGATGTTTCACAATTGCTGGGTTTAGTTGTTGCCAAAGCAGCGATAGAAGATGCAGGCTATAGTGAAGATCGGCAACTTAATCGTGATATTTACAATCAGCTGCGCCAACGCACTGGTGTAATTTTAGGTGTGGCAGCAGGCAGACAATTGGGTGTACCATTGGGTGCAAGATTGCAGTATCCAGTTTGGGAAAAAGCCCTCAAAAGTAGCGGTTTATCTGATGAAGATACGCAAAAAATTGTTGAGAAAATCAAAAGTGCTTATGTGCAGTGGGAAGAAAATGCTTTTCCGGGAATGCTGGCTAATGTTGTCGCTGGTCGAATTGCTAACCGCCTAGATTTAGGAGGAACTAACTGTACAGTAGATGCTGCCTGTGCTAGTTCGTTAAGTGCTTTGAAAATGGCAATTAGTGAACTAATTGAACATCGTGCCGATATGATGTTGACTGGCGGAGTTGATACCGACAACTCAATTTTTGCCTATATGTGCTTCAGCAAAACTCCTGCTGTTTCTCAAGGTGAAAATGTCAAACCATTTGATGTTGATTCTGATGGGATGATGTTGGGTGAAGGTGTAGGGATGTTGGTACTAAAGCGTCTTGAAGATGCTCAACGAGATAGCGATCGCATCTATGCAATCATTAAAGGTATTGGTACTTCTGGCGATGGTCGCTATAAAAGTATCTATGCCCCACGTCCAGAAGGTCAAGTCTTAGCTTTGCGTCGTGCTTATGAAGATGCTGGCATTTCCCCTGCAAGTGTTGGTTTAATTGAAGCACACGGCACAGGCACGATGGTTGGAGATCCAACCGAATTTGCCTCTATTAAAGAAGTTTTTAGTGAAGACAATCCTCAAAAACAATATATTGCCCTGGGAAGTGTCAAGTCGCAAATTGGGCATACAAAAGCGGCTGCGGGTGCAGCAAGTTTAATTAAAACTGCTTTGGCTTTGCACCACAAAGTTTTGCCACCGACAATTAACATCACCAAACCACATCCGAAACTCAACATTGATAGTTCTCCGTTTTATTTAAATACAGAAACAAGACCTTGGATTAGTAGCAATGACCAGCCAAGACGTGCAGGGGTCAGTTCTTTTGGCTTTGGTGGCACAAATTATCACGTTGTTTTAGAAGAATATCAAGGTGAATATCGACTTCCTCATCGTTTACATAACAGTCCTCAGTCGATACTTTTATTTGCGTCCACACCTCAAGAATTGTTATTGCGTTGTCAAGATATCCAGCGTCAATTGCAATCTGAGACTAAAGAGCGTGATTATGCAGAACTCATTTCAGCGTCTAAATCTTTAGAAATTCCCCTCACAAATGCCAGAGTTGGGTTTGTGGCTGATTCTCTCGCCCAGGCTGGCGATTTGTTACAAATCTGCATCGACTGCCTGACGAATAAACTGCAAGCAGAATCCTGGGAGCATCCCCAAGGAATTTATTACCGTCAAACTGGGATAAATACAGCAGGGAAGGTAGTAGCACTATTTTCTGGGCAAGGTTCACAATACCTAGAAATGGGTCGGGAATTGGTGATTAATTTTCCTGACTTGCGGCACACTTATAGCCAGATGGATAGGCTGCTGCGTCAAGATAATTTGCAACCCGTTTCAGAAGTTGTGTTTCCTAATCCTGTGTTCTCTCCAGAGGAAAAGGCTACTCAGTTAGAAACATTGCAACAGACAGAATATGCCCAGCCAGCGATCGCGGTTTTTAGTGCTGGTTTGTACAAAATATTACAAAAAGCGGGATTTAAACCTGATTTTGTCGCTGGGCATAGCTTTGGGGAATTGACGGCTCTGTGGGCTGCGGGGGTTTTGAGTGAGGAAGATTATTTTTTCTTAGTCAAAGCTAGGGGTCAAGCTATGGCTGCACCCCAAGATCCTCAGTTTGATGCTGGAGCGATGCTGGCGGTGAGAGGAGATGTGAATCAGGTTGTAGAACTGATCAAAGATTTCCCGTTAGTTACTGTTGCTAACTTTAATTCTCATTATCAGATAGTGTTGGCAGGGACGAAAGCTGAAACTGTCAAAGTACAAGATGCTCTAAGAGATCTCGGATTTTCTACCATTTTGCTACCAGTTTCAGCTGCCTTTCATACACCACTTGTTGCTCATGCCCAACAACCCTTTGCTAGAGCAATTGAAAAAGTAACTTTTAAACAGCCAAAAATTTCTGTTTATACCAATATCACAGGCAAGTGCTACCCTAGTGAGCCGCAAGTCATTCAAAAAATCCTCAAAGAACACCTGAGAAATCAAGTGCTGTTTAAACAGGAGATTGAAAATATTTATGCTGAAGGCGGTTATTGCTTTATTGAATTTGGGCCACGTAACGTTTTGACTAACTTGGTTAAAGATATTCTTAGCGATCGCCCTCATTTAGCTGTGGCTTTAAATACTAATAGTTCCCAGAATAGCGATCGCACTTTGCGAACAGCGATCGTGCAGTTACGCGTCGCTGGATTACCTCTACAAAACATTGATCCCTATCAACCTGAGCCAAAAATACCAGAAGTGACTACTAATAAAGTCTTGAATATCAGTTTAGATAGCACAAACTATGTGTCAGAAAAAACAAAACAGTCGTTTACCAAAGCACTGCAAAATGGGCATCAAGTTAAATTAAATCCAGCGCCAGCTGGGGAATATCCTTCGGAAACGATAAAGAAAAAAGCAGTCAATTTTAATAACGGCGAAAATGTCAAGCCTCCACTACAAAATTCTGAACTACCCTTAAACCAAAGAGTTATAGATAGCTTAGAATACACCCTGATTGAGTTTAATCGCCATCAACGAGATATTTTGCAAATTCACGAACAATCGTTGCAACATCAAACCGAATATACCAAAATCTTCTTTCAACTGATGCAGCAACAGCATCTGTTGTGGGGCAATTATAAATTTACGGAACAACAAGCGCAAACACAGCAAATTGCCCTCTCCAGTTCCGAGCGGAATATTATGCGGTTTCACGATCATCAAGCTGAAACTCTCCGCATTCATCAGCAATATCTCAACTATCAGCATGACTATACTCACGACTTCTTCGAGTTGCTCCAGCAACAGTATAATCAGCTGCTATCGGGCGATCGCACTCAACACAGTTTAATCCCACTGGATAATTATCAAGAAATTCCAGAGGATAAACCTGTTCTCGTCACAACTGCATCAGCGACAGTAACGAGTAACGGATTTGTGACCAAATCTGAGCCAACTTATAGTAATGGTAATGGTGTACATCATCAAGCAAAATCAGTTTTAGATCTGGTTACGCCGCAGCAAAGTAAGATTAAGATTGCTACGTTAGAACCTGTATCTGAACAGCAGCAGCAAGCAGAACTACCTCTTGTTGAACCACTACCAATAATCATTGATGTAGCCACCCTCAGCCAAACTCTACTCAACATCATTAGTGATAAGACAGGCTACCCAGTAGAGATGCTGGAAATGGACATGGATATGGAGGCAGATTTAGGGATTGACTCCATCAAACGGGTGGAAATTTTAGGGGCGCTGCGAGATATGTACCCCGATTTTCCTCAATCGAATGTCGAAGAACTGGGAGAACTCCGCACTATCGGTCAAGTTGTAGAGTATTTGCAATTCCAAACTTCACAAACTCCCCTTCCAGAAGTTGTCAAAGAATTAGAGACCCAAGAGAAGTTGTTAGAAGAGTCTTCCTCCCAAGAAATTTCTTCTAGCAAAGACGCTATACCAACGGAAAATAACACAGTAATTATTTCCCCCACTTCTCAATTTCCAGACTTTAGCCAAACTTTGTTAGCCATCACCAGTGATAAGACAGGCTACCCAGTAGAAATGTTGGAATTGGACATGGATATGGAGGCAGATTTAGGGATTGACTCCATCAAACGGGTAGAAATCTTAGGGGCGATGCAAGAGATGTACCCCGATTTACCCAAGCCAAACGTCGAAGAACTGGGAGAACTCCGCACTATTGGTCAAATTGTAGAATATCTCCGACAGTTAGCGGGGGATGAAAAAAAAAATTCTCAGTCTCAGCTTGACAAACAATTAGATCAGGTAAATCCAGATATTCAACGCTTTCCAGTCAAACTCAAAAACCTGCCGCCACCCGATAGTTTAGATTTCATTTTCCCAGAAGGATACATTGCCTTAATTACCGATGATGGTTCCCTCATCACTTCTAAATTGGCTCATTCCCTGACAGAACAAGGCTGGAAAGTAGTAGTTTTAAGTTTCCCGCAATCACTGATTCCTCAACAATCGCCTTTACCCAAAGGTATGCCTCACGTCAGTTTAGCAGATTTGAGTGAAGAGCATCTTCAACAAAAACTGCTAGCGATCGCTACTAACTTCGGTCAAATTGGTGCTTTCATTCATTTACATCCTATCTTTGCAATCAATCACTCTAGTAAAATTTCTTATCTCAAAGCAGAAAAGGCGATCGTCAAGCATGTGTTTTTGATGGCAAAACATCTCAAACAATCCTTAAATGAGGCGGCACATTCTGGACGTAGTTGTTTTTGTACAGTTGCTCATCTTGATGGAGCCTTTGGATTAGAGCATCAAGTTAACTTTGGAGCAATCGGCGCTGGTTTATTTGGTTTAACTAAGAGTCTGAGATGGGAATGGCCTCAAGTATTTACTCGCGCGATCGATTTAAGTCCCACTCTTGATCCCCAGCAGTCAATACCATACATTATCGCTGAACTTCACGACCCGAATCTTTATATCAGTGAAGTTGCTTACGGTTCACAAGGACGAGTCACCTTAACTACTTCTTTCTAA